The Corylus avellana chromosome ca8, CavTom2PMs-1.0 genome has a segment encoding these proteins:
- the LOC132190506 gene encoding transcription factor bHLH74 isoform X1 produces MDGHENEDVGFQHGSDGVLHCPSSGMSTNPLPEKVSGMAMSSVSMYKPSNGADPFFSSGWDPLVSLSHSENFGASSMVSHSEFSNPPYPVVMENQGVSSSFHLVQYPSSSTLIEPVPKLPCFGSGSFSEMVNSFGLPDCSQIANSGCPQNYASNKAGGGTGKTSTNTAQSQDDHQISGEGAIGSSPTAKRRKRAPDSNNSPFSPHQNAEGEVQKDLSGESSDVLKEPDEKKPKIEQNTGSNLRGKQTSKQAKDTSSGDGSKDNYIHVRARRGQATNSHSLAERVRREKISERMRLLQELVPGCNKITGKAVMLDEIINYVQSLQQQVEFLSMKLATVNPELNIDMEQILSKDIIHSRAGTGAILGFGPGMSSTHRYPHGIFQGSLPSIPAATPKFPSLPQTMLDNELHNLFQMGFDSCPVDNLGPNAGHLKPEL; encoded by the exons ATGGATGGTCATGAAAATGAGGATGTGGGGTTTCAACATGGAAGTGATGGCGTCCTGCATTGTCCATCTTCAGGGATGAGCACAAACCCACTGCCTGAAAAGGTCTCAGGCATGGCTATGAGCTCTGTCTCCATGTATAAACCTTCAAATGGAGCTGATCCTTTCTTTAGTTCTGGTTGGGATCCACTTGTTTCATTGAGCCACAGTGAGAATTTTGGAGCTTCTTCCATGGTTTCTCACAGTGAATTTTCCAATCCTCCTTACCCTGTTGTAATGGAAAATCAGGGAGTTAGTAGCTCCTTCCACCTTGTTCAGTACCCCTCCAGTTCCACCCTTATTGAACCAGTGCCAAAGCTTCCATGCTTTGGAAGTGGGAGCTTCTCAGAAATGGTTAATTCCTTTGGCCTTCCCGACTGTAGCCAGATTGCTAATTCTGGATGTCCTCAGAATTATGCCTCAAACAAGGCTGGTGGTGGCACTGGAAAGACTTCAACAAATACTGCACAGTCTCAGGATGATCACCAAATTTCAGGAGAGGGTGCTATAGGATCTTCGCCGACTGCAAAAAGAAGGAAACGAGCGCCTGATTCCAACAATTCACCATTCAGCCCACATCAG AATGCCGAAGGGGAGGTACAGAAGGATCTTTCTGGGGAGAGCTCCGACGTTCTAAAAGAACCGGACGAGAAGAAaccaaaaattgaacaaaacacAGGTTCGAATTTGCGTGGTAAACAAACCAGTAAACAAGCTAAAGATACTTCCAGTGGAGATGGTTCTAAAGACAATTACATTCATGTAAGAGCCCGAAGGGGACAGGCCACAAACAGTCATAGCCTTGCAGAAAGG GTGAGAAGAGAAAAGATTAGTGAGAGAATGAGATTGCTTCAAGAACTTGTTCCCGGATGCAATAAG ATTACTGGGAAGGCGGTGATGCTTGATGAGATTATCAACTATGTGCAGTCGCTGCAACAGCAAGTTGAG TTTCTGTCAATGAAACTTGCCACTGTCAATCCAGAACTGAACATTGATATGGAGCAGATTCTGTCGAAAGAT ATAATTCATTCACGGGCCGGCACTGGAGCTATTCTCGGATTTGGTCCTGGAATGAGCTCCACTCACCGTTACCCACATGGAATTTTCCAGGGGAGCTTACCAAGCATTCCTGCTGCCACTCCAAAATTTCCTTCGTTGCCTCAG ACTATGTTGGACAATGAGCTCCATAATCTTTTCCAAATGGGTTTCGATTCTTGTCCTGTTGACAATTTGGGACCAAATG CAGGGCACTTGAAACCGGAGCTTTGA
- the LOC132190506 gene encoding transcription factor bHLH74 isoform X2 — protein MDGHENEDVGFQHGSDGVLHCPSSGMSTNPLPEKVSGMAMSSVSMYKPSNGADPFFSSGWDPLVSLSHSENFGASSMVSHSEFSNPPYPVVMENQGVSSSFHLVQYPSSSTLIEPVPKLPCFGSGSFSEMVNSFGLPDCSQIANSGCPQNYASNKAGGGTGKTSTNTAQSQDDHQISGEGAIGSSPTAKRRKRAPDSNNSPFSPHQNAEGEVQKDLSGESSDVLKEPDEKKPKIEQNTGSNLRGKQTSKQAKDTSSGDGSKDNYIHVRARRGQATNSHSLAERVRREKISERMRLLQELVPGCNKITGKAVMLDEIINYVQSLQQQVEFLSMKLATVNPELNIDMEQILSKDIIHSRAGTGAILGFGPGMSSTHRYPHGIFQGSLPSIPAATPKFPSLPQTMLDNELHNLFQMGFDSCPVDNLGPNGHLKPEL, from the exons ATGGATGGTCATGAAAATGAGGATGTGGGGTTTCAACATGGAAGTGATGGCGTCCTGCATTGTCCATCTTCAGGGATGAGCACAAACCCACTGCCTGAAAAGGTCTCAGGCATGGCTATGAGCTCTGTCTCCATGTATAAACCTTCAAATGGAGCTGATCCTTTCTTTAGTTCTGGTTGGGATCCACTTGTTTCATTGAGCCACAGTGAGAATTTTGGAGCTTCTTCCATGGTTTCTCACAGTGAATTTTCCAATCCTCCTTACCCTGTTGTAATGGAAAATCAGGGAGTTAGTAGCTCCTTCCACCTTGTTCAGTACCCCTCCAGTTCCACCCTTATTGAACCAGTGCCAAAGCTTCCATGCTTTGGAAGTGGGAGCTTCTCAGAAATGGTTAATTCCTTTGGCCTTCCCGACTGTAGCCAGATTGCTAATTCTGGATGTCCTCAGAATTATGCCTCAAACAAGGCTGGTGGTGGCACTGGAAAGACTTCAACAAATACTGCACAGTCTCAGGATGATCACCAAATTTCAGGAGAGGGTGCTATAGGATCTTCGCCGACTGCAAAAAGAAGGAAACGAGCGCCTGATTCCAACAATTCACCATTCAGCCCACATCAG AATGCCGAAGGGGAGGTACAGAAGGATCTTTCTGGGGAGAGCTCCGACGTTCTAAAAGAACCGGACGAGAAGAAaccaaaaattgaacaaaacacAGGTTCGAATTTGCGTGGTAAACAAACCAGTAAACAAGCTAAAGATACTTCCAGTGGAGATGGTTCTAAAGACAATTACATTCATGTAAGAGCCCGAAGGGGACAGGCCACAAACAGTCATAGCCTTGCAGAAAGG GTGAGAAGAGAAAAGATTAGTGAGAGAATGAGATTGCTTCAAGAACTTGTTCCCGGATGCAATAAG ATTACTGGGAAGGCGGTGATGCTTGATGAGATTATCAACTATGTGCAGTCGCTGCAACAGCAAGTTGAG TTTCTGTCAATGAAACTTGCCACTGTCAATCCAGAACTGAACATTGATATGGAGCAGATTCTGTCGAAAGAT ATAATTCATTCACGGGCCGGCACTGGAGCTATTCTCGGATTTGGTCCTGGAATGAGCTCCACTCACCGTTACCCACATGGAATTTTCCAGGGGAGCTTACCAAGCATTCCTGCTGCCACTCCAAAATTTCCTTCGTTGCCTCAG ACTATGTTGGACAATGAGCTCCATAATCTTTTCCAAATGGGTTTCGATTCTTGTCCTGTTGACAATTTGGGACCAAATG GGCACTTGAAACCGGAGCTTTGA